Sequence from the Bacteroidota bacterium genome:
GGTCCTCGACGCGCAGGGCCTGGACCGGTTCACCGCCCAGATCATCGTGCAGGCGCGCCGCCCGATCTACGCGACGGTGCGCAACACGACCGTCTTCCAGGTGGCCGACACCGAGTGGCAGTTCCAGTACAACCGCGGGCAGCCGCTCATCTTCGACGCCAACCGCTACGACTCGCTGACGAGCATCCTGGACTTCTACGCGTTCATGATTCTCGGCTACGACTACGACACGTTCGCCGAGCTGGGCGGCACGCCGTTCTTCGAGCAGGCCCGCGAAATCTCCGAACTCGCCCAGTCCCAGGGCGACCCCGGCTGGGTCTCGATCGGCGACGACCGGACGCGGACGGCGCTCGTGCGCCAGCTCCTCGACCCGCGCTACGAGGCGCTGCGCCGGGCCTACTACCTCTACCACTTCGGGACGCTCGACCTCTTCACGCAGGACCACGAGACCGCGTGGCAGACGGGCTTCACGGCCATCGAGGGCATCTACGAACTCTTCCTCGAAGTCGCGCGGAAGTACGCCACCGACGTGTTCTTCACCGTCAAGGCCCGCGAGATCGGCGACGTGTTCGAGGAGGCCGACGAGGTCAAGAACCAGCTCTACACGATGCTGATCGAGATGGACCCGGCCCGCTCCAGCGACTACGACCGACTGTTGGAGTGACGAGCTACGAACGACGAGTGTCGAGTGGGTCCTCGCTCGTCATTCGTCGCTCGTCACTCGTACTTCGAGTACGCGGTCACCTTGCACGATGGCGTCGGCCACGTCTTGCCCACGGGCGACGCGCCCGAAGGCCGTGTAGCGCCCGTCGAGGTGGGGCTGCGCCGAGTGCGTGACGAAGAACTGCGACCCCTCGGTGTCTTTCCCGGCCGAGGCCATGCCGACAGTGCCGCGCCGGTAGGGCACGCGGGCGAACTCGCTCGGGAGAAACACGCCCGGCCCGCCGAAGCCGTCAGCCCGGACGAAGTCCCCGCCCTGGACCACAAAGTTGGGGACGACGCGGTGGAAGGGCACGCCGTCATACGCCCCGCGCTCGGCGAAGCGGGTGATGGTCTGCACGGTCAGCGGCGCAGCTTCGGTGTCTAGCTCCAGCACGATCTGGCCCCGGTCGGTCTCCAGCGTCAGCAGCGGGTGCCGCCCGAGGGACCGGAGGTACGGCCAGTCGAGCGCGGGAAAGTCCGGCGGGGCGAGGCCCGTCGCCTCGAAGTCCACGCCGCGCCCGAAGCGCTCGCTGAGCATGGCGGCGGCGGCCTGCCGGATCGTCGGGTGCGGCCCTTCGAGCGCCACGTCGAGCAGAAACGGGACCGCCGTCGTGTCCCGGATCTCCCCGAGCGCCTGGACGATAGCGACCATCGGCTCGATGTCGTCGGGCGTACTCATCTCGGCATACGTCTCGCGGAGGACAGCCGACGCGCCGAGCGGCTGGAAGAGCGAGTCGGCGAGGGCCGGCGCGGCGGCGTAGGCCGTGGCGAGGTCGCGCCGCCGGAGTGCCTCGGCGAACGAGTCGAAGTAGAGCGGGGCCCGTGCGGCTGTCCGGTCTGCCTCCCAGTCTGTCTTGAGGGCTTCGAGCGCAGCATAGGCGATACGCGGGTCGTCGTTCCGGGCGGCAGCGGCGAGCAGGTCGCGCCCTTCGGATCCCGTTTGGGCAAGGGTGCCGAGCGCTGCGGCATAGGCGAAGGGCGCTTCGTGCGCAGGTAGGACCTCGCCATTGCGCTGCGGACTCACGCTCTGCACCCAGCGAAAGACCGTCCGCTCGCGCCCGCCCGCCCGGAGCGCGGGCAGCAGCGGTGCCCACACGCGCCAGCGCTCGGGATGCGCCTCGGTCCACGCTTCGATGCGGTCGAGGCGTTCGCTGGGAAGCGTATCCACCGCGGCGAGGGCTGCCGCCGCCGTGGCCGCGACGTGGATGGAGGCGTCGTCGAGCGCGACGAGGAGGGCGTGCTGCACGGCGTCGGCGGCGTCGGGCCGGGTGAGGGCACGCACGGCGTTCGTGCGGACGCGCCAGTCGTCGCTCCGGCGAAGCAGTGGCAGCAGGCGCGCCGCCGCCCGCATTGGGTCGAGCCGGCCGAGGGCGAGGGCGAGGTGCATCTGCGCCGGGTCGTCGGGCGAGCGCGCGTCGGAGGCGTCGAAGAGGCGGTCGCTGACGTGCTGCCACGGGGCCGGGTCGCGCGTCCGCCCGAAGTAGTAGGCGGCGTGCTGCCGCAGGTCCGCGTCGGGCGCGGTGAGGCGGTCCGCGAGCCAGCGGGTGGCGGTGCGGTCGTGGACGCCGCGCAGGCCGTAGCGGGCCAAAGCGAGCGCCCGCGCCGGGTCGAGGGCCGCATCAAGTGGCAGGTCGGGGAGTGCCGCAAGCGTTGCCCGGCCGCCGGTCTTGCCGAGGGCGTCGAGCAGCAGGCGCTGCACCTCGGCGTCGCGCTCGGCGCGGAGGGCGTCGATGAGCGGGATCGCGGCCGCCGAGTCGGCGCTCTGGCCGAGGGCGAACGCGGCGTCGGCCCGGACCGTCGGGGCCGGATCGCTGAGGAGCGCTAGCAGGAGCGGCACCGCGCCCGCGTCCTGCACCGAGCCGAGGGCGAGGGCTGCCCGTGCCCGCACCGCGGCCTCGTCGTCCGTCAGGAACGCCCGCAGCGCCGCCGTGTCGCGCCGCGTCTGGTGCTCGGCGACGGCTTGCAAGTCTGCCCGGTCGAGGAGGCCGTCGCTCGGCCGGGCGTAGGCGGCCTCCGGCGACAAAGGCGGCGGCGGGGGTAGGATGCGCTCGGGCTGCGTGTAGGAGCAGCCGGCGAGCGAGGCGAGCAGAGCGAGCGGGAGGGCGAAGCGCATGGCGGGGCCGTGTGCGAAGAGTACGTCGAAACGGAACGTGGAGAACAAAAACAGCCCGGCAGCGGCTATCTTGCGCCGGCCGGGCTGTGCTCGGAAGGGTGCGAAAGGGGGGACTCGAACCCCCACGGGTGTTACCCCACGAGATCCTAAATCTCGCGCGTCTACCTATTCCGCCACTCTCGCAGAACCGCCGCCTTTGCCGGCAGCGACCGTCAATATAACGCTGCCACTCTCCCCCTTCTCACACCGATCAGACCCATGACGTCACGCATCGCACTCTCCCTGCTGCTCGCCCTCGTGCTGGCCGCCTGTTCCAGCACCGAGGTGGTCACCACCGCACCGCCGTCCACCCCTCCGGCGATGGAGGAGCCCGAGATGACGGACAACGCCATGATGGACGAGATGGAGGGCGCGATGGAGGAGATGGCCGGCCTGACCGCGCCTATGCTCCTCGACCCCGACACGGTCCAGGCCGGACGCTTCGACAACGGGCGGATGTTCACCTTCGACAACCCGCCGCGCGCCTACCTCGCCGAGACCTACGGCTTCTCGCCGGGCGACGAGTGGTTCGAGCAGGCCCACCTCGCCGCACTCCGCTTCGCTACCTACTGCTCGTCCTCGTTCGTCTCGCCGGATGGGCTGATCCTCACCAACCACCACTGCGCCCGCCAGAGCATCACCCAGGTCACCGCCGAGGGCGAGGACCTCGGCGCAGACGGCTTCTACGCCGAGCAGCTCGGCGACGAGCGCCTCGTGGACGGCCTCTTCGTCGAGCAGCTCATCGAGATCACCGACGTGACGGCTGAGGTTGAGGCCGCCGCTGAGGGCATGGAGACCGACGCCGAGCGGATCAACGCCCGCCGCGAAGCCATCGACGCCATCCAGGAGCGGATGGAGGGCGAGGCCGGCGGCGAGGACGCTGGGATGCGCGTCCAGATTATCACCCTCTACAACGGCGGCCAGTACTCGGCCTACACCTTCCGGCGCTACGACGACGTGCGGCTCGTCTTCGCCCCCGAGGACGAACTCGGCTTCTTCGGCGGCGACCCGGACAACTTCACCTACCCGCGCTACAGCCTCGACTTCGCGCTCTTCCGCGCCTACGACGACAACGGCGACCCCGTCGACACGTCGGGCTTCTTCTTCCCGTGGAGCGCCGACGGCACCGACGAGGGTGAGCTCGTCTTCGTGATCGGCAACCCCGGCTCGACGACGCGCCTCCAGACGGTGGCCCAACTGGAGTACCGCCGCGACGTACAGGAGCCGGCTACGCTCCGCCTCCTCTCCACACGCGCCGACGTCTACGAGCGCTTCGTGGACATGAACCCCGATGCGCCCGAGACGCCGGAGATCGAGGACACCTACTTCTCGCTCTCGAACGGACGCAAGGCCTACACCGGCCGCGTCGAAGGGCTGCAGGATCCCTACGTCATCGCCCGCCGCGCCGCCGCCGAGCGCGCCTTCCGCCAGGAGGTCGAGACCGACGCCCAGCTCCGGGCCGACTACGGCGACCTCTTCGACCAGATTGCTCAGAACCGCCAGGAGGCAAAGCAGTTCGCCGCTGAGTTCGGCGCGTTCATCGGGATGAACCCCGGCTCGTCGGTGGCCTCGAACACGCTCACGCGCGCCCTCAACGCCCACGCCTTCGCAACGACGCAGAACGACCAGTTCCGCGGCGCGGCGCTCCGGGTCGAGGAAGACCGCCCGGCAGACCTCGAGCGGATGCTCGTCGAGGCCCGGCTCGCAGACTTCGTCCACTACCTCGGGGCGGACAGCGACCTCGTCGAGGCCGTGCTCCAGGGACGCTCCGTAGAGCAGGCTGCCCGCGACATCTTCAGCGGATCGGCGTTTGCGACGCACGCCGGTACCGAGGCTGCGCTTGAGGGTGATCTGATGGCGTCGGACGACCCGGCGCTTGCCGTCGCGGCGGCGATCTGGCCGAGCTACATCGAGTTCCAGCAGCAGAACGGCGTCCTCGGCGCGCAGGTCGGCGAACTGGCCGGCGAGCTGGCCCGCGCCCGCTTCGAGGTCTACGGCACCGAGATCCCGCCGGACGCGACCTTCTCGCTCCGCATCAACGACGGCCGCGTCCAGGGCTACGACTACAACGGCACCGTCGCCCCGCCCTACACCTCGTTCTACGGGCTGTACGACCGCCACTTCGCCTTCCAGGCCGACGACGAGCACAGCCAATTCTACAGCCTCCCCGACCGCTGGCTGCCGATCCCGGGCGACCTCGACCTGACGACGCCCTACAACTTCGTCACCACGAACGACATCATCGGCGGCAACTCCGGCTCGCCGATGCTCAACCGCGACCTCGAGGTCGTCGGCGTCGCCTTCGACGGCAACATCCAGAGCCTGCCGGGCGACTACATCTACCTCCCACAGCAGAACCGGACGGTGGGCGTGGACTCGCGCGCGATGCTGGAGGTGCTCGAGACGGTCTACGACGCCGAGCGCGTGGCCGAGGAGCTTCGCTCCGGCAAGATGACGGCGCGCTAAGCCAGAAGACAGATGCAACGCAAGCGGGGCCGCGCCACCGGGCACGGCCCCGCTCTTTTCGTGCTGCCGCGAGCCTACCGCACGAGCGTCACGCGCTGTGTTGCGGTGAACGCGTCCGCCTCCATCCGCACCACGTACACCCCGCTCGGCAGCCCGGCCCCGTCGAAGGCGACTGCGTGGCGGCCCGCCTCGAGCTCGCCCTCGGCCAGCGTGCGCACTGCGCGCCCGAGCACATCGTAGACGGTGAGGGTCACCGTCCGCGCCTCGGGCAGGTCGAGCGCGAGCGTGGTTGCCGTGCGGAACGGGTTGGGATAGGCCGCATCGAGCGCGAAAGAGGACGGGGCCGTCGACGTGGCATCGAGCGCAGGCTGCGTCGCCGCTCCCGACGCGAACTCGACGGCTCCTGCGTCGCAGGCGGCGATGCCGTCGCCGTCGCCGTCGACCGGTGCCTCGAAGCCGCGCTGATCCGCGGGCCCGCACGTCCCGCCGATGTCGATGGCCGGGTTCCGTGCGGGGTCGCCGCCGGGGGCGCGGAGCGCGTGCGTCAGCGTCGGCCCCCCGTTGTCGGCGAGCGCGAAGTCGAGCGCCGCAGCATCGGAAGCCGAGACGATGCGGTCTGTGCCTTGCGAGGAGCAGCCGCTGCCGAGGACGTTGTATCCTCTGGAGAACGGGGGCGAGTTGAGGCCACCGCAGTTCGCACTCGGGGCGGTCAGGCTTCGGGCCACCCTGTTGCCGGCTACGATGCTATTCTCAAGTGATACTTCACTGAAATCGTCCCAAATGGACACGAAGCTGTGAATCCCACCGGATTCGACCGTGGCGCGGTTATCGATAATAGTGCTGTTTTGCACTGTGATCACGGAGGTGGTGAAAGGACTGGTGCGAAGGCCTCCGCCGAACTCCGCTCTGTTCCCGCTGATCGTGCTGTTCGAGATCGAGGCATAGGTTGTATAGACACCACCCCCACCGCTTGTCGCGACGTTGTTAGCAACGGTCGAACGACGAAGGCTTAGAGCAGAGACAGAGATGCCTCCTCCCGAAGCGGCTCGGTTGTCACGCACCGTAGACTCGCGTAGCACGAGGAACGTTTGTCCGCGCGCGAGTATGCCTCCGCCCTCACCTTCGGTGAAACCGTCGGCGATCGTCAAGCCGATGATTTCGACGAGGCCTCGAACTGTGGGTAAGACGCGAGACACATCGAGGTAGAAGACACGCGAGGCGCCGCCGCCGCTGACGGTGAGGTCTAGCCCCGTCGCGTCGAGGATGACGGACTGGGTGACCTCAAGCTGTCCGAGCGCGAGGGTAATCGTCTCGCCGCCGAGCGCCGGGGCGAAGCGAACGGAGTCGCGGTCGATGCCTGCATTCGCGGAGGCGAGGGCTTCGCGGAGCGAGCAGTCGGCATCGCACGTCCCGTCGTCGGTGTCGGCAGTTTTGGTGACGATGAGCGTCTCGGCAGGGCGCGCGTGCTGCGCAGCGACCGGTAGGGCGGTGAGAAGGAGAGCAAGGAATGAGAATCGAAGCATAGTAGGATAGAATGATCAGGGAGCCGGACACAACATAGGCGTGCAGGCTCCCGAACGCAAACAAACCCCGCGCCCGTCTACTTCTCTGGCGTCGCTGTAAGCGCAGGCGTTACGTCTACCAAGCTCTGCACCTCGGCCAGTGCTTCGGCCCCCGGCCCGAGCGCTACGAGCGGGACCGGGTTGCGCGTGTGGCTCTTCGTCCCTAGATCTTCGAGGTTGCCGTGGTCGCTCGTGACGACGAGCCGGTCGTCCGGCCCAAGCGCGCCCAGGAGGCCGCCGAAGAAGGCGTCGAGCGAGCGGAGCACGGACGCGGCGCGCTCGGCGTCCCGGCTGTGGCCGGCTTTGTCGGTGAGGTAGTACTCGAAGAGGACGAGGTCGGCCTCCGGGCTGAGGCGGGCGAGGCGCTCCCCAGCCGCGCGCTCGGTGATGACCGGCACGTCGAGGCCGAGGTGCTCGCGCCACCCGGCCCCGGTGAGGTCGGCCGCCAGGGCCTCGCCGCGCCGCAAGTCTGCCTCGCGGCGAAGCTCAACTCCAGCCTCGACGCAGCACAGCGTCGTCACCGTCCACCGACTGCGCTTCTCGACGAACCGGAAGAAGCGGTCGGGGTAGGCGTTGGCGAAGGTGCCGACCCGCCCGGCTGCGCGCAGGCGCGCAAACAGGCTGTGCTCGGCAATCGTCGGCTTCGAGGTCGAGTGCGGGTACGGGCCGAAGTGCCGCCCGGCGCGCTCAGCGCAGTTGACGCCCGTGAAGAGCGTCGCCTGCCCCGTCCCGCTCTGCGGCAGACCCTCCACCCCGAGCGTCGCGTCAATGGGCCGGAAGACGTGACCAGGCTCGGAAATAGCCTGCGCCTCGCTCGTCCAGCGCTGCCCGCCGGCCAGCCGCTCGAAGCTCGGTAGCGCGAGGGAGCCGAGGAGGTTAGCCTCGCCCGGCGCGCCCAGCCCGACCCCGTCGAGGAACACGAAGAGGGTGCGGGGCGGCGGCGTCACGCGTCGGGAGGGCTAGGGTTCTCAGGGGAGGCCGCCGCCACGACCCAGTCGAGGTCGAGCGGCCGGTTGAGCGCGTGAACGCGGGGCGGGAGGGCCGTCTCACCTTCGACGCCGAAGACCGGCCGGTCGTGCTCCGTGGCCCACGTTAGGGCGCGGGCTTCGTAGGAGTCTGGCGGCACGGCGAAGAAGGCGGAGGCGCGGGCCGCCGCTGCCATCACGAGCGCTCGCTCCGCGTCGTCATGCCCGTAGCGCCCGTGCGCCATCGGGAAGGGAGAGAGCAGGGCACCGCCCGCCCGGATGGCCGCGCTCACGATGGGGCGGATCGGCTTGGCGATGCGCCCCATCCCGGCGTTCGCCACGAGGACTGACGGGTGCCCGGCGGCTGCACACAGCTTGTGGACGACCACGTCGAAGCCGCTCTCGGCCCCGCTCATCACCACGACGCCGTGCGCAGTCAGCTTGCGGACGAGGTCCTGGGCAGTCTCAAAGGCAGGCCCTGGCAGCGGAGGCCGGGCGAAGAGCGCCACCGAGGGCTGGGCCAGGGCCTCGGTGTGGCCGTAGGCGTAGAGCACGACCGGCCGGTCGCTCTGGTCGAGGTCGGCGAGGCCGGCCGGCCAGCATGCGTCATGCGGAGTCAGCACCTCGACCCGCTGCGCGGCCAGCCGCTCCAGCTCGTCCTCGGCCTCGGCAAGGGCGGTGCCTAGGCCCCCGTGGTCGAAGAGGTAGCCGACAAGCGTCGTCGCGTTCGGGGCTCCCTTGATGCGGAGCAGCACCTGCTCGCGCGGCGTAGCCCGAAGGGCCTCGTAGGTCGGAAAGTGGGCCAGCAGGCGCTGGGCCGTCACGCGGCCGATGCCGTCCGAGCGGAGCAGGGCGAGGGCGAAAGCGGAGGACGCGCGCATAGCAGCAGAGGGCGGGAGCCCTAGCAAGATAGGCGTCCCGGAGAGCACATGGGCTTGCGGCGCGAGGGTGCGCGCCAGCAGAAGGGGTAAATCCGAAATAGGTGGTGGAAATGTTGTGCCTACAAGAGGGCGTACATCACGAGATACCGCACCGTTTGCCGGGAGAGCCACTACAAGGTGCCGTGGCACCGCATTTGCCCCGCGGGAAGCCGCCCATTACCACCACGTCCAGCCCTAGTCCGATGATCGCCCCCCTGCACGTTCTGCTCGCTGCCCCCGACCCGGCCGACGACCTCCTCGCGGCCCTCCGGCGTGCTGGATACGACCCGCGCCCCGAGTTCGCCACCCAGCCCGAGGCGCTCGGAAACGCTCTCGCTCGCGGGAAGGCCAAGCTGCTCATCCTCCGGCAGGGCCTGCCGGGACTGTCACCGTGGGACGCCCTCGCGCGAACCGAGCAGCAGGCAGACCGCCTGCCGGTCATCGTCGTGACGGAGGAAGACAAGGTCGGAGGGGTGGTGGCGCTGCTGGAGGCCGGGGTGCGCGACGTGGTCAGCATCTCGGACCTGGACCGGCTCGGCGTGGCGGTGGCGAAGGCGCTGCGGTGGCGGCGGGAGACACCCCGGGTGCACGCGAGCGGTGAGCCCTCAGCCGACGCCGTCTTCCACGACCTCGCCGAGCAGATGCCCATCGGGCTCTACCGAACGACAGAGGAGGGGCGCATCCTCTACGCCAACCCGGCCTTCGCGCGGCTCCTCGGCTGCGAGAGCGCGGACGCCCTGCTGGGCGAAACCGTCTCCGATACCATCACCTATCCCCGCGAGGCGTTCGCCGAGACCCTGCGCGCCGAGGGGCGCGTCGAGAACTACGAAGCCTGGTGGGAGCGCGACGGGGAGGAGGTCTGCACGCGCGAGAACACGCGGGCGGTCCTCGACGACGAAGGGGAGTTGCTGTACTACGAGGGAACCATCGAGGACATCACCGAGCAGCAGCAGGCGCTCCTGGCGCTCCGCGACAGCGAGGCCTCGCTCCGCACGATGGCCGACGCGACAGGCCTCGTCTTCTACCGCCGCCTCGCTGGAAGCAGCGACTACGACCAAGTCAGCCCGTCCGTCGAATCGCTGACCGGCTACACGTCCGAGGGCCTCGCCACTCAGGGAGGACTGGATGCCCTCGCCGAGCAGCGCGAGGTGCTCGACGGCGATGCGCAGGGCGACGGGTCTGCAACCACTCTGTACCGCATTCGCACAGCCGACGGCGCGGCCCGCTGGGTGGAAGACAGTGCCCATCCGTGGACCGACGAGGCGGGCGAGGTGATCGGCCAGGCCGGCGTGCTGAGGGACGTGACCGAGCAGCACGAGCGCGAGCACCGCGAGCGCACGCAGAACGCGCAGCGCCTCGCCCGGCAGAAGGTCCTCACCAAGCTCTCCGCGCTCGGGGGCGAGACGGACGACGTCCTGCAGCACGTCACCGCCGAAGTGGCGCGCGAGACAGAGACGGGCCGGGCCAGCCTGTGGCTCCTCGGCGACGGCGAGCTGCAGTGCCGCGACCTCTATGTGCGCAGCGAAGACGCGCACCGCACCGACGCCCCGTTCCGAGCCGAGTCCGTGGCCGAGACCTTCGGTCTGCTCAGCCGGCAGCGCGTGGTAGAGACGCCGGACGTGCTCGGCAAGCCGGCCGACGAGCGCTACGCGCTGGACGTGTACCACGCCCGCAACGGCGTCCACGCCGTGCTGCTGGCCTCGGTGCGGCGGCGGGACCAGGTGATCGGCTTCGTCGCGCTCGAGCACCTCGGCGAGTCCCGCGCCTGGACCGAGGACGAGCGCGACTTCGCTGTCGCCATCGCGGACCTCGTCTCCCTCCTCGTGGAGCAGTCGGGGCGCGGCGAGGCGGAGGCGGCGCTCCAGCAGAGCGAGCGCCGGTACCGGGTCATCTCGGAACTGGCCAGCGACTTCGCCTACGCGCTGCGGATCGACGCCGACGGCTCGACCGACATCGTGTGGGCTACCGCCGCCTTTAAGCGCATCAGCGGTTACGACCCTGACGAGTTGGATGGCTACGAGGGCCTCGTCGGCCTCGTCCACGAGGACGACCGGCCCGCTGTTGAGGAGGCGCTCGACTCGTCCGAGCGAGGGAAGACCGTGCGGTTCGAGTGCCGGATCCGCACCAAGTCCGGCGGCGAGCGCTGGGTGGCGCACCGGAGCCAGCGCGTCTACGACGAAACCGCCCGGTGCTCCTACGTGTACGTTTCGGGACGCGACGTGACGCAGCGCAAGACCTTCGAGGCCGACCTCGTCGAGGCGCGCACGGAGGCCGAGCGGCTGGTTCACCAGAAGTCGGCCTTCCTCGCCAGCATGAGCCACGAGATCCGCACGCCGCTGACGGCGCTGCTCGGCTTCGCCGGAGTCCTGGCCGACGAGGTAGACGAGGAGAACCTGGAGGTCGTGCGCCTCATCGAGACCAGCGGCAAGCGGCTCATGGAGACGCTCAACTCTGTCCTCGACCTGGCCCACCTGGAGTCCGGCAACGTGGAGGTGTCCGCCGAGCCGCTCGACGTGGTCGAGGAGATGAAGCAGACAGTCCGGCTCCTGGCCCCGCTCGCCGACAAGAAGGGCATCGACCTCCGGGTCGAGGACAGCGACAGCGAGGTCATCGCGCCGCTCGACGCCACCTGCCTCCGCCGCATCCTGAATAACCTCATCGGCAACGCCGTCAAGTTCACCGAGCGCGGCGAGGTCGTCGTTGGCGCATCCCTCTTCGGCCCAGTCGCCCGGATCTGGATTCGGGACACCGGGATCGGGATCGGCAGCGCGTTCCTGCCGAACGTGTTCGACGAGTTCCAGCAGGAAGCCGGGGGCAACACCACCGGCAGCGGGCTCGGCCTCGCCATCACCAAGCGCCTCGTCGAACTGATGGACGGCACCGTCTCGGTCGAGAGTACGAAGGGCCAGGGCAGCGTCTTCACGCTGTCGTTCCCGGTCGAGTTCGGCGAGGACCAGGTGCAGCAGGCCGTCGAGATGACGCTGGCGAAAGGCGAAGGGCAGCAGGCTGAGGAGCCGGAGGACGACCGCCCGCGCGTGCTGGTGGTCGAGGACAACGCCGAGACGCGCCTGCTCATCGAGCGCATCCTCGGCCAGCGCTACCGGGCGGACGTGGCCGGCGACGTGGGCATGGCACTCGGCCTGCTCAAGGACAACGCCTACGACGCGCTCGTGCTCGACATCCACCTCAGCGGGGAGCAGACCGGCGTGGAGCTGCTGCAGGCGGCGCGCCTGCTGCCGAACCACGAGACGGTCGCCGCGCTCGCGCTCACGGCCTACGCCCTACCCGGCGACCGCGAGCGCTTCCTCGACTCCGGCTTCGACGCCTACCTCAGCAAGCCGTTCACGAAGGCCGACCTGATGGCGTCGCTGGTCGCCATCGGCGTAGCCGTCGCCGACGCGTAGCGCGCGTCGCCGTCACGCGGCGGCGTCGTAGCTTGCGGCGTGAACGAGCCGCTATCCTCCGACGCCCATCCCGCTGCGCCCCGCGCCCAGGCTTCCGTCGCCCTCGTGATGAGCGGCGGCGGGGCCCGCGCAGCCTACCAGGTCGGGGTGATGCGGGGGCTGGCGCGGCAGTGGCCCGCGTTCCGGCCGGACATCATCACTGGTGTCTCGGCGGGAGCCATCAACGCAGTCTCGCTGGCCAGTCACCCCGGCAGCTTCCCCGACGCGGTCGAGGCCCTGCACCGGCTCTGGACCGAC
This genomic interval carries:
- a CDS encoding PAS domain S-box protein; the encoded protein is MIAPLHVLLAAPDPADDLLAALRRAGYDPRPEFATQPEALGNALARGKAKLLILRQGLPGLSPWDALARTEQQADRLPVIVVTEEDKVGGVVALLEAGVRDVVSISDLDRLGVAVAKALRWRRETPRVHASGEPSADAVFHDLAEQMPIGLYRTTEEGRILYANPAFARLLGCESADALLGETVSDTITYPREAFAETLRAEGRVENYEAWWERDGEEVCTRENTRAVLDDEGELLYYEGTIEDITEQQQALLALRDSEASLRTMADATGLVFYRRLAGSSDYDQVSPSVESLTGYTSEGLATQGGLDALAEQREVLDGDAQGDGSATTLYRIRTADGAARWVEDSAHPWTDEAGEVIGQAGVLRDVTEQHEREHRERTQNAQRLARQKVLTKLSALGGETDDVLQHVTAEVARETETGRASLWLLGDGELQCRDLYVRSEDAHRTDAPFRAESVAETFGLLSRQRVVETPDVLGKPADERYALDVYHARNGVHAVLLASVRRRDQVIGFVALEHLGESRAWTEDERDFAVAIADLVSLLVEQSGRGEAEAALQQSERRYRVISELASDFAYALRIDADGSTDIVWATAAFKRISGYDPDELDGYEGLVGLVHEDDRPAVEEALDSSERGKTVRFECRIRTKSGGERWVAHRSQRVYDETARCSYVYVSGRDVTQRKTFEADLVEARTEAERLVHQKSAFLASMSHEIRTPLTALLGFAGVLADEVDEENLEVVRLIETSGKRLMETLNSVLDLAHLESGNVEVSAEPLDVVEEMKQTVRLLAPLADKKGIDLRVEDSDSEVIAPLDATCLRRILNNLIGNAVKFTERGEVVVGASLFGPVARIWIRDTGIGIGSAFLPNVFDEFQQEAGGNTTGSGLGLAITKRLVELMDGTVSVESTKGQGSVFTLSFPVEFGEDQVQQAVEMTLAKGEGQQAEEPEDDRPRVLVVEDNAETRLLIERILGQRYRADVAGDVGMALGLLKDNAYDALVLDIHLSGEQTGVELLQAARLLPNHETVAALALTAYALPGDRERFLDSGFDAYLSKPFTKADLMASLVAIGVAVADA